In Apis cerana isolate GH-2021 linkage group LG5, AcerK_1.0, whole genome shotgun sequence, a single genomic region encodes these proteins:
- the LOC107997799 gene encoding gustatory receptor for sugar taste 64f-like isoform X1, protein MSIYDNTRKNLNGMRPLNAPAVEYQSTLLFNIKSPKSSSKFGKFDNLKTEIETIGMSEPVAFSANSFNPKTDSLHASMRPIIMLAQFFSLFPVSGVNSPDASYLRFTWRSPKFIYCTISFLSSSIMTIFNILRIVTTGLSSIKMTTFVFNGTNLIASFLFLKLAMRWPCLMVTWEKLEKELSQRHRKISKISLSMKFKIVTIVVMTFALVEHSLSIIHGYFKAKECIQFHEEQSILGVYFQMQFPQIFSRTSYSLWKGILVDIINILSTFSWNFVDLFLILISIALTDQFRQLNSRLYSIRGKYHFIVKAMPEWWWAEARSDYNHLATLTRQLDSHISIMVLLSFATDLYFICIQLLFSFNPMRGIIEKIYFGFSFGFLLARTTVVSLCAATIHDESLLPAPILYSVSSSSFSTEVMRFLSQVTTDNICLTGMKFFSVTRGLVLTVAGTIVTYELVLVQFNTTQQTDASNTTIVCELVSLDSLSS, encoded by the exons ATGTCGATTTACGATAATACAAGGAAAAACTTAAACGGAATGCGGCCATTGAATGCGCCAGCTGTCGAGTATCAAAgtacattattattcaatattaa gtCGCCCAAGAGCAGttcaaaatttggaaaattcgaCAATTTGAAAACGGAAATAGAAACTATCGGAA tGTCGGAACCAGTAGCATTTTCTGCTAATTCGTTTAATCCAAAGACTGACAGTTTACACGCATCCATGAGGCCAATCATCATGTTGGcccaattcttttctttattcccTGTGTCGGGGGTTAATAGTCCCGATGCGTCGTATCTtag ATTCACTTGGCGCAGcccgaaatttatatattgcacGATATCGTTTCTGAGTTCATCGATAATgaccatttttaatattttaagaattgttACAACTGGGTTAAGTTCAATAAAAATGa cCACATTCGTTTTCAACGGGACGAATTTGATCGCatctttcttgtttttaaaattggctATGCGATGGCCCTGCTTGATGGTAACTTGGGAAAAGCTTGAGAAAGAGCTTTCACAGAGacatagaaaaatttccaaaatcagTCTGTCcatgaaattcaaaatcgtGACAATAGTGGTAATGACATTTGCATTag TTGAGCACAGTTTATCGATAATCCATGGTTATTTCAAGGCGAAAGAATGCATTCAATTTCACGAAGAGCAGAGTATTCTTGGTGTGTATTTCCAGATGCAATTTCCACAG ATATTTTCTAGAACTTCATACAGTTTATGGAAGGGAATATTGGTAGATATCATTAATATCCTCAGTACATTTTCCTGGAATTTTGTGGATTTGTTTCTCATTCTTATCAGCATCGCTCTAACGGATCAATTTCGACAATTAAACAGCCGCTTGTATTCTATAAGAGGAAAG TATCATTTCATTGTTAAGGCAATGCCGGAATGGTGGTGGGCCGAGGCAAGAAGTGACTATAACCATTTGGCAACATTAACGAGACAACTGGACTCCCATATTTCCATTATGGTTCTCCTATCTTTCGCCACGGACTTATATTTCATCTGCATACAACTACTTTTCTCTTTCAA CCCGATGCGAGGTATTATTGAGAAAATCTATTTCGGATTCTCCTTTGGATTCCTTTTGGCAAGAACAACGGTAGTCTCATTGTGTGCTGCGACGATTCATGATGAATCTTTACTTCCGGCACCGATTCTCTACAGTGTTTCCAGTAGCAGTTTTTCCACAgaa gtaATGAGATTTCTATCACAAGTAACAACAGATAACATCTGCTTGACCGGTATGAAATTCTTCTCAGTAACCAGAGGTCTCGTATTgact GTAGCAGGAACCATAGTTACATACGAATTAGTTCTAGTCCAGTTTAATACTACTCAGCAAACTGATGCGTCGAACACTACAATCGTATGCGAG TTGGTCTCATTGGATTCTCTATCCTCTTAA
- the LOC107997799 gene encoding gustatory receptor for sugar taste 64f-like isoform X2, with amino-acid sequence MSIYDNTRKNLNGMRPLNAPAVEYQSTLLFNIKSPKSSSKFGKFDNLKTEIETIGMSEPVAFSANSFNPKTDSLHASMRPIIMLAQFFSLFPVSGVNSPDASYLRFTWRSPKFIYCTISFLSSSIMTIFNILRIVTTGLSSIKMTTFVFNGTNLIASFLFLKLAMRWPCLMVTWEKLEKELSQRHRKISKISLSMKFKIVTIVVMTFALVEHSLSIIHGYFKAKECIQFHEEQSILGVYFQMQFPQIFSRTSYSLWKGILVDIINILSTFSWNFVDLFLILISIALTDQFRQLNSRLYSIRGKAMPEWWWAEARSDYNHLATLTRQLDSHISIMVLLSFATDLYFICIQLLFSFNPMRGIIEKIYFGFSFGFLLARTTVVSLCAATIHDESLLPAPILYSVSSSSFSTEVMRFLSQVTTDNICLTGMKFFSVTRGLVLTVAGTIVTYELVLVQFNTTQQTDASNTTIVCELVSLDSLSS; translated from the exons ATGTCGATTTACGATAATACAAGGAAAAACTTAAACGGAATGCGGCCATTGAATGCGCCAGCTGTCGAGTATCAAAgtacattattattcaatattaa gtCGCCCAAGAGCAGttcaaaatttggaaaattcgaCAATTTGAAAACGGAAATAGAAACTATCGGAA tGTCGGAACCAGTAGCATTTTCTGCTAATTCGTTTAATCCAAAGACTGACAGTTTACACGCATCCATGAGGCCAATCATCATGTTGGcccaattcttttctttattcccTGTGTCGGGGGTTAATAGTCCCGATGCGTCGTATCTtag ATTCACTTGGCGCAGcccgaaatttatatattgcacGATATCGTTTCTGAGTTCATCGATAATgaccatttttaatattttaagaattgttACAACTGGGTTAAGTTCAATAAAAATGa cCACATTCGTTTTCAACGGGACGAATTTGATCGCatctttcttgtttttaaaattggctATGCGATGGCCCTGCTTGATGGTAACTTGGGAAAAGCTTGAGAAAGAGCTTTCACAGAGacatagaaaaatttccaaaatcagTCTGTCcatgaaattcaaaatcgtGACAATAGTGGTAATGACATTTGCATTag TTGAGCACAGTTTATCGATAATCCATGGTTATTTCAAGGCGAAAGAATGCATTCAATTTCACGAAGAGCAGAGTATTCTTGGTGTGTATTTCCAGATGCAATTTCCACAG ATATTTTCTAGAACTTCATACAGTTTATGGAAGGGAATATTGGTAGATATCATTAATATCCTCAGTACATTTTCCTGGAATTTTGTGGATTTGTTTCTCATTCTTATCAGCATCGCTCTAACGGATCAATTTCGACAATTAAACAGCCGCTTGTATTCTATAAGAGGAAAG GCAATGCCGGAATGGTGGTGGGCCGAGGCAAGAAGTGACTATAACCATTTGGCAACATTAACGAGACAACTGGACTCCCATATTTCCATTATGGTTCTCCTATCTTTCGCCACGGACTTATATTTCATCTGCATACAACTACTTTTCTCTTTCAA CCCGATGCGAGGTATTATTGAGAAAATCTATTTCGGATTCTCCTTTGGATTCCTTTTGGCAAGAACAACGGTAGTCTCATTGTGTGCTGCGACGATTCATGATGAATCTTTACTTCCGGCACCGATTCTCTACAGTGTTTCCAGTAGCAGTTTTTCCACAgaa gtaATGAGATTTCTATCACAAGTAACAACAGATAACATCTGCTTGACCGGTATGAAATTCTTCTCAGTAACCAGAGGTCTCGTATTgact GTAGCAGGAACCATAGTTACATACGAATTAGTTCTAGTCCAGTTTAATACTACTCAGCAAACTGATGCGTCGAACACTACAATCGTATGCGAG TTGGTCTCATTGGATTCTCTATCCTCTTAA
- the LOC107997799 gene encoding gustatory receptor for sugar taste 64f-like isoform X3, translating to MRSCAVHIVGRDALRRRSPKSSSKFGKFDNLKTEIETIGMSEPVAFSANSFNPKTDSLHASMRPIIMLAQFFSLFPVSGVNSPDASYLRFTWRSPKFIYCTISFLSSSIMTIFNILRIVTTGLSSIKMTTFVFNGTNLIASFLFLKLAMRWPCLMVTWEKLEKELSQRHRKISKISLSMKFKIVTIVVMTFALVEHSLSIIHGYFKAKECIQFHEEQSILGVYFQMQFPQIFSRTSYSLWKGILVDIINILSTFSWNFVDLFLILISIALTDQFRQLNSRLYSIRGKYHFIVKAMPEWWWAEARSDYNHLATLTRQLDSHISIMVLLSFATDLYFICIQLLFSFNPMRGIIEKIYFGFSFGFLLARTTVVSLCAATIHDESLLPAPILYSVSSSSFSTEVMRFLSQVTTDNICLTGMKFFSVTRGLVLTVAGTIVTYELVLVQFNTTQQTDASNTTIVCELVSLDSLSS from the exons ATGCGATCCTGTGCCGTGCATATCGTTGGTCGCGACGCGCTACGAAGAAG gtCGCCCAAGAGCAGttcaaaatttggaaaattcgaCAATTTGAAAACGGAAATAGAAACTATCGGAA tGTCGGAACCAGTAGCATTTTCTGCTAATTCGTTTAATCCAAAGACTGACAGTTTACACGCATCCATGAGGCCAATCATCATGTTGGcccaattcttttctttattcccTGTGTCGGGGGTTAATAGTCCCGATGCGTCGTATCTtag ATTCACTTGGCGCAGcccgaaatttatatattgcacGATATCGTTTCTGAGTTCATCGATAATgaccatttttaatattttaagaattgttACAACTGGGTTAAGTTCAATAAAAATGa cCACATTCGTTTTCAACGGGACGAATTTGATCGCatctttcttgtttttaaaattggctATGCGATGGCCCTGCTTGATGGTAACTTGGGAAAAGCTTGAGAAAGAGCTTTCACAGAGacatagaaaaatttccaaaatcagTCTGTCcatgaaattcaaaatcgtGACAATAGTGGTAATGACATTTGCATTag TTGAGCACAGTTTATCGATAATCCATGGTTATTTCAAGGCGAAAGAATGCATTCAATTTCACGAAGAGCAGAGTATTCTTGGTGTGTATTTCCAGATGCAATTTCCACAG ATATTTTCTAGAACTTCATACAGTTTATGGAAGGGAATATTGGTAGATATCATTAATATCCTCAGTACATTTTCCTGGAATTTTGTGGATTTGTTTCTCATTCTTATCAGCATCGCTCTAACGGATCAATTTCGACAATTAAACAGCCGCTTGTATTCTATAAGAGGAAAG TATCATTTCATTGTTAAGGCAATGCCGGAATGGTGGTGGGCCGAGGCAAGAAGTGACTATAACCATTTGGCAACATTAACGAGACAACTGGACTCCCATATTTCCATTATGGTTCTCCTATCTTTCGCCACGGACTTATATTTCATCTGCATACAACTACTTTTCTCTTTCAA CCCGATGCGAGGTATTATTGAGAAAATCTATTTCGGATTCTCCTTTGGATTCCTTTTGGCAAGAACAACGGTAGTCTCATTGTGTGCTGCGACGATTCATGATGAATCTTTACTTCCGGCACCGATTCTCTACAGTGTTTCCAGTAGCAGTTTTTCCACAgaa gtaATGAGATTTCTATCACAAGTAACAACAGATAACATCTGCTTGACCGGTATGAAATTCTTCTCAGTAACCAGAGGTCTCGTATTgact GTAGCAGGAACCATAGTTACATACGAATTAGTTCTAGTCCAGTTTAATACTACTCAGCAAACTGATGCGTCGAACACTACAATCGTATGCGAG TTGGTCTCATTGGATTCTCTATCCTCTTAA